In Herbaspirillum seropedicae, a single window of DNA contains:
- the kdpB gene encoding potassium-transporting ATPase subunit KdpB, whose protein sequence is MTTPSSNTSASATVTPEAIPSAAQTARWMFDPKIVKPALADSFRKLSPRAQWRNPVMFVVYLGSILTTLLFIQAAVGQGEAPAGFIFAIAAWLWFTVLFANFAEALAEGRSKAQAAALRGVKKSVMAKKLRRADHVRGDGMQVLASQCEVVEGDSLRKGDLVLIEAGDTVPADAEVIEGVATVDESAITGESAPVIRESGGDFSAVTGGTRVLSDWIVVRVSVNPGEAFLDRMIAMVEGARRQKTPNELALTLLLVALTLVFLLVTVTLLPFSIFSVNAAGSGSPVSVTALIALLVCLIPTTIGGLLSAIGVAGMSRMMQANVIATSGRAVEAAGDVDVLLLDKTGTITLGNRQAAAFMPAPGVTERELADVAQLASLADETPEGRSIVVLAKNRFNLREREMANLGAEFIPFSAQTRVSGIDLGHRRIRKGAADAIRKLTRAADQRLPAQVESDIESIARRGGTPLVVIEWHAEAAMINQGAPIRILGTVELKDIVKGGIKERFGELRRMGIKTVMITGDNRLTAAAIAAEAGVDDFLAEATPEQKLALIRQHQAEGKLVAMTGDGTNDAPALAQADVAVAMNSGTQAAKEAGNMVDLDSNPTKLIEIVEIGKQMLMTRGSLTTFSIANDVAKYFAIIPAMFVGSYPQLGALNVMHLASPDSAIMSAVIFNALVIVALIPLALRGVRYRALGAAVLLRRNLLIYGVGGLLVPFVGIKLIDLLLSAFGLV, encoded by the coding sequence ATGACTACCCCTTCCAGCAATACCTCCGCCAGCGCAACGGTCACGCCTGAAGCCATCCCTTCGGCCGCCCAGACCGCGCGCTGGATGTTCGATCCCAAGATCGTCAAGCCGGCCCTGGCCGATTCCTTCCGCAAGCTCTCGCCGCGCGCGCAGTGGCGCAATCCGGTGATGTTCGTGGTCTACCTGGGCAGCATCCTGACCACGCTGCTGTTCATCCAGGCCGCCGTCGGCCAGGGTGAGGCGCCGGCCGGCTTCATCTTCGCCATCGCCGCCTGGCTGTGGTTCACGGTGCTCTTCGCCAACTTCGCCGAAGCCCTGGCCGAAGGCCGCAGCAAGGCCCAGGCTGCCGCCCTGCGCGGCGTCAAGAAGAGCGTGATGGCCAAGAAGCTGCGCCGCGCCGACCACGTCCGTGGCGATGGCATGCAAGTATTGGCCAGCCAGTGCGAAGTGGTGGAAGGCGACAGCCTGCGCAAGGGTGACCTGGTGCTCATCGAAGCGGGCGACACCGTGCCGGCCGACGCCGAAGTCATCGAAGGCGTGGCGACCGTGGATGAAAGCGCCATCACCGGCGAATCCGCCCCGGTGATCCGCGAATCCGGCGGCGACTTCTCGGCCGTCACCGGCGGCACCCGGGTGCTGTCGGACTGGATCGTGGTGCGCGTCTCGGTCAATCCGGGCGAAGCCTTCCTGGACCGCATGATCGCCATGGTCGAAGGCGCGCGCCGCCAGAAGACCCCCAATGAACTGGCGCTGACCCTGCTGCTGGTGGCGCTGACGCTGGTGTTCTTGCTGGTGACGGTGACCTTGCTGCCGTTCTCGATCTTCTCGGTCAATGCCGCCGGGTCGGGCTCGCCGGTCTCGGTGACGGCCCTGATCGCATTGCTGGTGTGCCTGATTCCGACCACCATCGGCGGCCTGCTCTCGGCCATCGGCGTGGCCGGCATGAGCCGCATGATGCAGGCCAATGTGATCGCCACCTCCGGCCGGGCGGTGGAAGCCGCCGGCGACGTCGATGTGCTGTTGCTGGACAAGACCGGCACCATCACCCTGGGCAATCGCCAGGCCGCAGCCTTCATGCCGGCGCCGGGCGTCACAGAGCGCGAGCTGGCCGATGTGGCGCAACTGGCCTCGCTGGCCGATGAAACCCCGGAAGGCCGCAGCATCGTGGTGCTGGCCAAGAACCGCTTCAACCTGCGCGAGCGCGAGATGGCCAACCTGGGCGCGGAATTCATCCCGTTCTCGGCGCAGACCCGCGTCTCCGGCATCGACCTGGGGCACCGCCGCATCCGCAAGGGCGCCGCCGACGCCATCCGCAAGCTCACCCGCGCCGCCGACCAGCGCCTGCCGGCCCAGGTCGAGAGTGATATCGAATCCATCGCCCGCCGTGGCGGCACGCCCCTGGTGGTCATCGAATGGCATGCCGAGGCGGCCATGATCAACCAGGGCGCACCGATCCGCATCCTCGGCACGGTGGAGTTGAAGGACATCGTCAAGGGCGGCATCAAGGAGCGCTTTGGCGAGCTGCGCCGCATGGGCATCAAGACCGTCATGATCACCGGCGACAACCGCCTGACCGCTGCCGCCATTGCCGCCGAGGCCGGGGTTGATGATTTCCTCGCCGAGGCCACGCCGGAACAGAAGCTGGCCCTGATCCGCCAGCACCAGGCCGAGGGCAAGCTGGTGGCCATGACCGGTGATGGCACCAATGACGCGCCCGCACTGGCCCAGGCCGACGTGGCCGTGGCCATGAACAGCGGCACCCAGGCCGCCAAGGAAGCCGGCAACATGGTCGATCTGGATTCCAATCCGACCAAGCTGATCGAGATCGTCGAGATCGGCAAGCAGATGCTGATGACACGCGGCAGTCTCACCACCTTCAGCATCGCCAACGACGTGGCCAAGTACTTCGCCATCATCCCGGCCATGTTCGTGGGCAGCTATCCGCAACTGGGCGCGCTCAACGTGATGCACCTGGCCAGCCCCGACTCGGCCATCATGTCGGCGGTGATCTTCAATGCACTGGTGATCGTGGCCCTGATTCCGCTGGCCCTGCGCGGGGTGCGCTATCGCGCCCTGGGTGCAGCCGTGCTCCTGCGCCGCAACCTGCTGATCTATGGCGTGGGCGGCCTCTTGGTGCCTTTCGTGGGCATCAAGCTGATCGACCTGCTGCTGAGCGCCTTCGGCCTGGTCTGA
- the kdpA gene encoding potassium-transporting ATPase subunit KdpA, with protein sequence MDSNNYYQLGLYLAVLLLLSLPLGWYMARVMEGKSRVNRLFGGIERVFYRLCGISREHEMDWKQYAIAVVLFNFIGAIAVYLLQRLQQWLPLNPAALASVSPDSSFNTALSFVTNTNWQGYAGESTMSYLTQMAALALQNFLSAATGIAIAFALIRGFARHSSKGIGNFWVDMTRSTLYVLLPLSVVLALVLVQQGSIQNFRAYQDVKTLEVTHYTVPKLDAAGQPLKDAKGEPVTEAQSTDKQTLPMGPVASQEAIKMIGTNGGGFFNANSAHPYENPTPLSNFLQMLAILIIPAALCTSFGVLVGDRRQGWAILAAMTLLFVVMTLVLMYAESQPNPMLASLHASGPGMMEGKETRFGIPASALFASITTAASCGAVNAMHDSLSPLGGLVPMLQMQLGEVVFGGVGSGLYGMLIFAVLAVFIAGLMIGRTPEYLGKKIGVFDMKMMSIAILMTPALVLIFTALSVMVEAGLAGIANPGAHGFSEILYAFSSAANNNGSAFAGLSANTPYYNITTGICTWLGRFGIIVPVLAMAGSLAGKKRLAATSGTLPTHGPLFVALLIGAVILVGALTYVPALALGPVVEHLQMMAM encoded by the coding sequence ATGGACAGCAACAACTACTACCAGCTCGGCCTCTACCTGGCGGTCCTGCTGCTGCTTTCCCTGCCGCTGGGCTGGTACATGGCCCGCGTGATGGAAGGCAAGTCACGCGTCAACCGCCTCTTCGGCGGCATCGAGCGCGTCTTCTACCGTCTCTGCGGCATCAGCCGCGAACACGAGATGGACTGGAAACAATATGCCATCGCCGTCGTGCTGTTCAACTTCATCGGCGCCATCGCGGTCTACCTGTTGCAGCGCCTGCAGCAATGGCTGCCGCTGAACCCGGCAGCGCTGGCCAGTGTCAGCCCGGACTCCTCCTTCAACACGGCGCTGAGCTTCGTGACCAATACCAACTGGCAAGGCTACGCTGGTGAATCCACCATGAGCTACCTGACTCAGATGGCTGCGCTGGCGCTGCAGAATTTCCTGTCGGCGGCCACCGGCATCGCCATTGCGTTCGCACTCATCCGCGGCTTTGCCCGCCACAGCAGCAAGGGCATCGGCAACTTCTGGGTCGACATGACGCGCAGCACGCTCTATGTGCTGCTGCCGCTGTCGGTGGTGTTGGCGCTGGTGCTGGTGCAGCAGGGCAGCATCCAGAACTTCCGCGCCTACCAGGACGTGAAGACCCTGGAAGTGACGCACTACACCGTGCCCAAGCTGGACGCCGCAGGGCAGCCGCTCAAGGACGCCAAGGGCGAACCGGTGACCGAAGCGCAAAGCACCGACAAGCAGACCCTGCCCATGGGGCCGGTGGCCTCGCAGGAAGCCATCAAGATGATTGGCACCAATGGCGGCGGTTTCTTCAACGCCAACTCGGCCCACCCCTATGAGAACCCGACGCCGCTCTCCAACTTCCTGCAGATGCTGGCCATCCTCATCATTCCGGCGGCGCTCTGCACCAGCTTCGGCGTGCTGGTGGGCGACCGTCGCCAGGGTTGGGCCATCTTGGCGGCGATGACGCTGCTGTTCGTGGTCATGACGCTGGTGCTGATGTATGCCGAGTCGCAACCCAATCCCATGCTGGCTTCGCTGCACGCCTCCGGCCCCGGCATGATGGAAGGCAAGGAAACCCGCTTCGGCATCCCGGCCTCGGCGCTGTTTGCGTCCATCACCACGGCCGCTTCCTGCGGTGCCGTCAACGCCATGCACGACTCACTCTCGCCCTTGGGCGGACTGGTGCCGATGCTGCAGATGCAGCTGGGCGAAGTGGTGTTCGGCGGCGTCGGCTCGGGCTTGTACGGCATGCTGATCTTCGCCGTGCTGGCGGTGTTCATCGCCGGCCTCATGATCGGCCGCACACCCGAATACCTGGGCAAGAAGATCGGCGTGTTCGACATGAAGATGATGTCCATCGCCATCCTCATGACCCCGGCCCTGGTGCTGATCTTCACGGCGCTCTCGGTGATGGTGGAGGCGGGCCTGGCCGGCATCGCCAATCCGGGTGCGCACGGTTTCTCCGAAATCCTCTACGCCTTCAGCTCGGCGGCCAACAACAACGGCAGCGCCTTTGCCGGACTCTCGGCCAACACGCCGTACTACAACATCACCACCGGCATCTGCACCTGGCTGGGCCGCTTCGGCATCATCGTGCCGGTGCTGGCCATGGCCGGTTCGCTGGCCGGCAAGAAGCGCCTGGCCGCCACCTCCGGCACCTTGCCCACGCATGGCCCGCTGTTCGTGGCGCTGCTGATCGGCGCGGTGATCCTGGTGGGGGCGCTGACCTATGTGCCGGCGCTGGCGCTGGGACCGGTGGTCGAGCACCTGCAGATGATGGCGATGTAA
- the kdpF gene encoding K(+)-transporting ATPase subunit F, translating into MNLMYALGLAVSVALLLYLVYALIKPEDF; encoded by the coding sequence ATGAACCTCATGTATGCGCTGGGGCTGGCGGTTTCCGTCGCCCTGTTGCTGTACCTGGTCTACGCCCTGATCAAGCCGGAGGATTTCTGA
- a CDS encoding diguanylate cyclase domain-containing protein — MRFTGEPSCIQPYCCSSYQAYQLNKKKAPSPPNLSSLITLGVVVTVLVTTVSVLILVDQFTRGYARSEVETRLKQLAWQMQDALERGMAEREIDIRLLVSRPSIRQAQDPAHIRAVLEELQRNVPHYAWIGMARPDGTVLAATKGLLEGMSVAERPWFQQGQQTEYAADYHPAVLLEKKLPPQSDPWRFVDLSMPVLNMQGQMIGVMGMHLSWGWAREIASKLLNPTSSRYDVDVLIVRSDGTVILGPKDMEETKIDTASFRAAQHSSAGGSLIETWPDGRRYVTGYARTGQGGEMKLKWTVIVRQPETVALEAFRDLERRVIVVGALAGAVLVLLAFMLTRRLVAPINALSAALEQRAAGLQEVEIPLVTSVRELQLLSSALGTMVEREERYLREMRSLNESLEERVVERTSRLHETATALQQALDQQQTNQIQLEESAAELRAILENAQDAFIAADEHGHIVEWNRQAELLLGWPRDTVMGRSMAELIIPSDMRAAHNHGMAQFLKDGTSVVINNRIELQALHRDGHELPVEITVGHVKRQSGHLFIAFLHDITERLAFRDQMRELALTDVLTSLPNRRAFSDRLPEGMMRARRAHQLLALFFMDLDGFKGINDRYGHEAGDELLVEFARRLQASVRDVDTVARLAGDEFVVILENLQSQQDAIMVAEKILHAIREPFELTHSTVHISSSIGVAVYQPDLDGEIGPEELLSMADKAMYAAKRLGKNRIELGRVGDF, encoded by the coding sequence ATGCGGTTCACCGGGGAGCCGTCATGCATCCAGCCGTATTGCTGCAGTTCGTACCAAGCGTATCAATTGAATAAGAAAAAAGCCCCATCTCCGCCGAACCTGTCGTCATTGATCACGCTGGGGGTGGTTGTCACTGTGCTCGTCACGACCGTGTCGGTGCTGATCCTGGTGGATCAGTTCACCCGCGGTTACGCGCGTTCGGAAGTCGAGACGCGCCTCAAGCAGCTGGCCTGGCAGATGCAGGATGCGCTCGAGCGCGGCATGGCCGAGCGCGAGATCGATATCCGCCTGCTGGTGTCGCGCCCCTCCATCCGCCAGGCCCAGGACCCGGCGCACATACGGGCGGTGCTCGAGGAGTTGCAGCGCAACGTGCCGCACTATGCCTGGATCGGCATGGCCAGGCCCGACGGCACCGTGCTGGCGGCCACCAAGGGCCTGCTGGAAGGCATGAGCGTGGCCGAGCGGCCGTGGTTCCAGCAAGGCCAGCAGACTGAGTACGCCGCCGACTACCATCCAGCCGTGCTGCTGGAAAAGAAACTGCCGCCGCAGTCCGACCCCTGGCGCTTTGTCGATCTCTCCATGCCGGTGCTCAACATGCAAGGCCAGATGATCGGCGTGATGGGCATGCACCTGTCCTGGGGCTGGGCGCGCGAGATCGCCTCCAAGCTGCTCAATCCCACCAGCAGCCGCTATGACGTGGACGTGCTTATCGTGCGTTCCGACGGCACCGTCATCCTCGGCCCCAAGGACATGGAAGAGACCAAGATCGATACGGCCAGCTTCCGCGCCGCGCAGCATTCCAGCGCAGGCGGCTCGCTCATCGAGACCTGGCCGGATGGCCGTCGCTACGTCACCGGCTATGCACGCACCGGGCAGGGCGGCGAGATGAAGCTGAAGTGGACCGTCATCGTGCGCCAGCCCGAGACGGTCGCCCTGGAAGCCTTCCGTGATCTGGAGCGGCGCGTCATCGTGGTCGGTGCGCTGGCCGGCGCGGTGCTGGTCTTGCTGGCCTTCATGCTGACCCGCCGCCTGGTGGCGCCCATCAATGCCTTGTCGGCGGCGCTGGAACAGCGCGCCGCCGGTCTGCAGGAAGTCGAGATTCCGCTGGTGACCAGCGTGCGCGAGCTGCAATTGCTGTCTTCCGCCCTGGGCACCATGGTCGAGCGCGAAGAGCGCTACCTGCGCGAAATGCGTTCGCTCAACGAGAGCCTGGAAGAGCGCGTGGTCGAACGCACCAGCCGCCTGCACGAGACCGCGACGGCCCTGCAGCAGGCCCTGGACCAGCAGCAGACCAACCAGATCCAGCTGGAAGAAAGCGCCGCCGAGCTGCGCGCCATCCTGGAAAACGCCCAGGACGCCTTCATCGCCGCCGACGAACACGGTCACATCGTGGAATGGAACCGCCAGGCCGAGCTCTTGCTGGGTTGGCCGCGCGATACCGTCATGGGACGCAGCATGGCCGAGCTGATCATCCCCTCCGACATGCGGGCGGCGCACAACCACGGCATGGCGCAGTTCCTCAAGGACGGCACCAGCGTGGTCATCAACAATCGCATCGAACTGCAGGCCCTGCATCGCGATGGTCATGAGTTGCCCGTCGAGATCACGGTGGGCCATGTCAAGCGCCAGAGCGGCCATCTGTTCATCGCCTTCCTGCACGACATCACCGAGCGCCTGGCCTTCCGCGACCAGATGCGTGAGCTGGCGCTCACCGATGTGCTGACCAGCCTGCCCAACCGCCGCGCCTTCAGCGACCGCCTGCCCGAAGGCATGATGCGCGCGCGCCGCGCACACCAGTTGCTGGCCTTGTTCTTCATGGACCTCGACGGCTTCAAGGGCATCAATGACCGCTATGGCCATGAGGCCGGCGATGAACTGCTGGTGGAGTTTGCGCGCCGGCTGCAAGCCTCGGTGCGCGATGTCGATACGGTGGCGCGCCTGGCCGGCGACGAATTCGTGGTGATCCTGGAAAACCTCCAGAGCCAGCAGGACGCCATCATGGTGGCCGAGAAGATCCTGCATGCCATCCGCGAACCCTTCGAGCTGACCCATTCCACTGTCCACATCTCCAGCAGCATTGGCGTGGCCGTCTACCAGCCCGACCTGGACGGCGAGATCGGCCCGGAAGAACTGCTCTCCATGGCCGACAAGGCCATGTACGCCGCCAAGCGCCTGGGCAAGAACCGCATCGAACTGGGGCGCGTCGGCGATTTCTGA
- a CDS encoding gamma-glutamyltransferase family protein, which translates to MLYSKTCLGGMVSAPHHLAAQAGAQILRQGGNAVEAMVAAAATIAVVYPHMNGIGGDGFWLISEPGRAPVAIRACGPAAALANKAFYAERGYRAMPTRGPHAALTVAGAVAGWAAALEHAQRFASGLPLPVLLADAIGHAQAGIPVTRSQHELTRDKWSELKDQPGFAATYAADGVPPQGKVLKQSALAASLSRLAEAGLDDFYRGDLAQSLAAGLQAAGSPLRRSDLEAFRAQVVQPLMVQLSSGRVYNLPPPTQGVSALMIIGLFDRLGVTQADGFAHLHGLVEATKRAFILRNQHVTDPAHMRVDAAQWLLAGALDQEVRHIDMQRAAPWPHPARPGDTIWMGAADAQGRVVSYIQSIFWEFGSGVVVPDTGIVWQNRGASFTLDEGVNQLQPGKLPFHTLNPSLAQLDDGRTLAFGTMGGEGQPQTQAAVFTRHVLFGQNLQAAVSAPRWLLGRTWGDVSTNLKLEGRIPEATIQALRRAGHEVQVVDDYADMMGHAGAVCVHPDGLIEGATDPRADGVCAGL; encoded by the coding sequence ATGTTGTACAGCAAGACCTGTCTGGGCGGGATGGTCAGCGCCCCGCATCACCTGGCCGCGCAGGCCGGCGCGCAGATCCTGCGCCAGGGCGGCAATGCGGTGGAGGCCATGGTCGCCGCCGCCGCCACCATCGCGGTGGTCTATCCCCACATGAACGGCATCGGCGGCGACGGCTTCTGGCTCATCAGCGAGCCGGGCCGCGCCCCGGTGGCCATCCGCGCCTGCGGACCCGCGGCGGCCTTGGCGAACAAGGCCTTCTATGCCGAGCGCGGCTACCGCGCCATGCCCACCCGTGGTCCGCATGCCGCCTTGACGGTGGCGGGCGCGGTCGCGGGCTGGGCCGCGGCGCTGGAGCATGCCCAGCGGTTTGCCAGCGGCTTGCCGCTGCCGGTGTTGCTGGCCGACGCCATCGGCCATGCGCAGGCGGGCATACCTGTCACCCGCTCGCAGCACGAACTCACGCGCGACAAATGGAGCGAGCTGAAAGACCAGCCAGGATTTGCCGCCACCTATGCCGCCGACGGCGTCCCGCCCCAGGGCAAGGTGCTGAAACAGTCAGCGCTGGCGGCCAGCCTGTCGCGCCTGGCCGAGGCCGGACTGGATGATTTCTATCGCGGCGACCTGGCGCAATCCCTTGCTGCTGGCCTGCAAGCGGCCGGCAGCCCGTTGCGCCGCAGCGATCTGGAAGCCTTCCGCGCGCAAGTGGTGCAGCCGCTGATGGTGCAGTTAAGTTCAGGTCGCGTCTACAACCTGCCGCCGCCGACACAGGGCGTCTCGGCGCTGATGATCATTGGCCTGTTCGACCGCCTGGGCGTCACCCAGGCCGACGGCTTCGCGCATCTCCACGGCCTGGTGGAAGCCACCAAGCGCGCCTTCATCCTGCGTAACCAGCACGTCACCGATCCGGCCCACATGCGCGTGGATGCGGCGCAGTGGCTCCTGGCCGGTGCGCTGGACCAGGAAGTGCGCCACATCGACATGCAGCGCGCCGCTCCCTGGCCGCATCCGGCCCGCCCGGGCGACACCATCTGGATGGGCGCAGCCGATGCCCAGGGCCGCGTGGTCAGCTACATCCAGAGCATCTTCTGGGAATTCGGCAGTGGCGTGGTCGTGCCGGACACCGGCATCGTCTGGCAGAACCGCGGCGCCAGCTTCACCCTCGACGAGGGCGTCAACCAGCTGCAACCGGGCAAGCTGCCCTTCCATACGCTGAACCCCTCGCTGGCGCAGCTGGACGATGGCCGCACCCTGGCCTTCGGCACCATGGGGGGAGAAGGGCAGCCGCAGACCCAGGCCGCGGTCTTTACCCGTCACGTGCTGTTCGGCCAGAACCTGCAGGCCGCCGTCAGCGCGCCCCGCTGGCTGCTGGGGCGCACCTGGGGCGATGTCTCCACCAACCTCAAGCTCGAAGGCCGCATCCCCGAAGCGACGATCCAGGCCCTGCGCCGGGCCGGGCATGAGGTGCAGGTGGTGGATGACTATGCCGACATGATGGGCCATGCCGGCGCAGTCTGCGTGCATCCCGACGGCCTCATCGAGGGCGCGACCGATCCGCGTGCCGATGGCGTCTGCGCCGGCCTTTGA
- a CDS encoding GNAT family N-acetyltransferase: MDAPHHPDLVTLERLQESDLAEFARALQEAFTAGAQEAFGQPQDELIPSVEDVYASCQAANAVSYRLLRQGQPVGGAVLIIDAHSGHNSLDFFFISPQAHGRGLGTQAWQAIERAYPQTRVWETHTPYFEKRNIHFYLNKCGFKIVEFYHHQHPGPHRDEQSGPEMLDEMFRFEKRMDHPD; encoded by the coding sequence TTGGACGCACCGCACCACCCCGATCTCGTCACCCTGGAGCGCTTGCAGGAAAGCGACCTCGCCGAATTTGCACGCGCCCTGCAAGAGGCCTTCACCGCGGGCGCGCAGGAAGCCTTTGGCCAGCCGCAAGACGAACTGATCCCCAGCGTGGAGGATGTCTATGCTTCCTGCCAGGCCGCCAATGCGGTTAGCTATCGCCTGCTGCGGCAAGGACAGCCGGTCGGCGGCGCGGTCCTGATCATCGACGCCCACAGCGGACACAACAGCCTGGATTTCTTTTTCATCTCCCCGCAGGCGCACGGGCGGGGCCTGGGCACGCAGGCCTGGCAGGCCATCGAGCGGGCCTATCCGCAGACGCGGGTCTGGGAGACCCACACCCCTTACTTCGAGAAACGCAACATCCATTTCTACCTCAACAAGTGCGGCTTCAAGATCGTGGAGTTCTATCACCACCAGCACCCCGGGCCGCATCGGGACGAGCAGTCCGGCCCGGAGATGCTCGATGAGATGTTCCGTTTCGAAAAGCGGATGGACCACCCTGACTGA
- a CDS encoding LLM class flavin-dependent oxidoreductase — MIPFSVLDLSPINQGSTAAQAFNNSKELAQRAEALGYHRYWLAEHHNMPGIASAATALVISHVAANTRSIRVGSGGIMLPNHSPLVIAEQFGTLESLYPGRIDLGLGRAPGSDQRTARALRRHMGGDTADTFPQDVQELQDYFDDPADYQTLRAVPGAGLKVPIWLLGSSMFSAQLAAELGLPFAFASHFAPGFMKSAVQIYRERFKPSATLKKPYVMLALNVFAADTQREAERLFTSLQQQFMNLIRGTPGQLRPPVDDIDALWQPGEQAHVARSLACAVVGDRQAVQDGLQAFMDEHAPDELIITAQIFDHAARLHSFEIAAEARQALREPVTI; from the coding sequence ATGATCCCGTTTTCCGTCCTCGATCTATCCCCGATCAACCAGGGCAGCACCGCCGCCCAGGCCTTCAACAACAGCAAGGAACTGGCGCAGCGCGCCGAAGCGCTGGGCTACCACCGCTACTGGCTGGCCGAGCATCACAACATGCCCGGCATCGCCAGCGCTGCCACCGCCCTGGTGATTTCGCATGTGGCCGCCAACACCCGCAGCATTCGCGTCGGTTCCGGCGGCATCATGCTGCCTAATCATTCGCCGCTGGTCATTGCCGAGCAGTTCGGCACGCTGGAGTCGCTCTATCCCGGCCGCATCGACCTGGGCCTGGGTCGCGCTCCCGGTTCTGACCAGCGCACCGCGCGCGCCCTGCGCCGTCACATGGGCGGCGATACCGCCGACACCTTCCCCCAGGACGTGCAGGAACTGCAAGACTACTTCGACGATCCCGCCGATTACCAGACCCTGCGCGCCGTCCCCGGCGCCGGCCTGAAGGTGCCGATCTGGCTCCTGGGTTCCAGCATGTTCAGCGCCCAGCTGGCTGCCGAACTGGGCCTGCCGTTTGCCTTCGCCTCGCACTTCGCGCCGGGTTTCATGAAGTCGGCGGTGCAGATCTATCGTGAACGTTTCAAGCCCTCGGCCACGCTCAAGAAGCCCTATGTGATGCTGGCCCTGAACGTCTTCGCCGCCGATACCCAGCGCGAGGCCGAGCGCCTGTTCACCTCGCTGCAGCAGCAGTTCATGAACCTGATCCGTGGCACGCCCGGCCAGTTGCGCCCGCCCGTGGACGATATCGACGCCTTGTGGCAGCCGGGCGAGCAGGCGCATGTGGCGCGTTCGCTGGCCTGCGCGGTGGTGGGTGATCGCCAGGCCGTCCAGGATGGGCTGCAAGCCTTCATGGACGAGCATGCGCCCGACGAGCTGATCATCACGGCGCAGATCTTCGATCACGCCGCGCGGCTGCACTCCTTCGAGATCGCCGCCGAAGCGCGCCAGGCCTTGCGCGAGCCGGTCACGATCTGA